Proteins co-encoded in one Opitutus terrae PB90-1 genomic window:
- a CDS encoding peptidylprolyl isomerase yields MSTSAPAKEHAIIKTTYGEMELAFWPDVAPKTVENFKKLAREKFYDGTAFHRIIKGFMIQGGCPNTRQGETGMPGTGGPGYKIKAEFNTKSHVRGVISMARSAHPDSAGSQFFICHGDAKFLDRQYTAFGELVKGDDVLERIATVPTEHGGGGEKSTPIDRVEIESITIVPAN; encoded by the coding sequence ATGAGCACCTCCGCACCCGCCAAGGAACACGCCATCATCAAGACCACGTACGGCGAAATGGAACTCGCCTTCTGGCCCGACGTCGCACCGAAGACGGTCGAGAACTTCAAGAAACTCGCGCGCGAGAAGTTCTATGACGGCACAGCGTTTCACCGGATCATCAAGGGCTTCATGATCCAGGGCGGCTGTCCCAACACGCGCCAGGGCGAGACCGGCATGCCAGGCACCGGCGGCCCGGGCTACAAGATCAAGGCCGAGTTCAACACCAAGTCGCACGTCCGCGGCGTCATCTCGATGGCGCGCTCGGCGCATCCCGATTCGGCCGGCAGCCAGTTCTTCATCTGCCATGGCGACGCCAAGTTCCTCGACCGGCAATACACCGCGTTCGGCGAACTCGTGAAAGGCGACGACGTTTTGGAGCGGATCGCGACGGTCCCGACCGAGCACGGCGGTGGCGGTGAAAAGAGCACGCCGATCGACCGCGTCGAGATCGAGAGCATCACGATCGTCCCGGCGAACTGA
- the recF gene encoding DNA replication/repair protein RecF (All proteins in this family for which functions are known are DNA-binding proteins that assist the filamentation of RecA onto DNA for the initiation of recombination or recombinational repair.), whose amino-acid sequence MRLRHLTLRHFRNVGFAALAFSGRQQFLVGLNGQGKTNLLEAAGFLTALRSFRTTDNKLLIQHGQHTGAISSELTHEQLGDTKLTIKLRRDGKELWSDATRVTRLADHLGRFPTVVFSSQDLHLVRGAPALRRRWLDLTLASMDAGYLRALQTYSRALADRNALLKRGNAADAELDAFEQQLAPAAVALLATRTAALALLGAKLAVAYDRLCAGDAAEKVGLHYEPSFDGPSTEAWLARFESSRGRDAQFRTTLVGPHRDDFSFVVRGTAAKDFASEGQQRSLVLALRLAQAEWGHEKSGTRPVLLADDVLGELDPLRRRRFWASIDPESQILATGTSLPDAELGEWQVFEVKSGEFEAAAETPEL is encoded by the coding sequence ATGCGGCTTCGGCATCTCACGCTCCGGCATTTCCGCAACGTCGGGTTTGCCGCGCTCGCATTCAGCGGGCGGCAGCAGTTCCTGGTCGGGCTGAACGGTCAGGGGAAGACGAACCTGCTCGAAGCAGCGGGATTTCTCACCGCGCTACGCTCGTTTCGCACGACTGACAACAAGCTGCTGATCCAGCACGGACAGCACACCGGCGCAATCAGCAGCGAGCTGACGCATGAACAGCTCGGAGACACGAAGCTCACGATTAAGCTGCGCCGTGACGGCAAGGAACTTTGGAGTGATGCCACGCGCGTAACGCGGCTGGCCGATCACCTCGGCCGGTTTCCCACCGTCGTGTTTTCGTCGCAGGACCTGCATCTGGTCCGCGGCGCGCCGGCGCTGCGGCGGCGCTGGCTGGACCTGACGCTCGCGTCGATGGACGCCGGCTATCTGCGCGCATTGCAGACGTATTCGCGTGCGCTTGCCGACCGCAATGCGCTCCTCAAACGCGGCAACGCGGCAGATGCCGAGCTCGACGCCTTCGAGCAGCAACTCGCGCCGGCGGCAGTCGCGCTGCTGGCGACGCGCACGGCGGCCCTCGCGCTGCTCGGCGCGAAACTTGCCGTCGCCTACGACCGGCTGTGCGCTGGTGACGCGGCCGAAAAGGTGGGATTGCACTACGAACCGAGTTTTGACGGACCCTCGACCGAGGCGTGGCTCGCGCGATTCGAGTCGAGTCGGGGGCGCGACGCGCAGTTTCGTACCACGCTGGTCGGGCCGCATCGCGATGATTTCAGTTTCGTCGTGCGCGGGACGGCGGCGAAGGATTTTGCATCGGAAGGCCAGCAGCGCTCGCTCGTGCTGGCGTTGCGACTGGCGCAGGCGGAGTGGGGACACGAGAAGAGCGGCACACGGCCGGTGTTGCTGGCGGACGACGTGCTCGGAGAACTCGACCCGCTGCGCCGCCGCCGTTTCTGGGCGAGCATCGATCCGGAATCACAGATCCTCGCCACCGGCACGAGTCTGCCGGACGCCGAGCTCGGCGAATGGCAGGTGTTCGAGGTGAAGAGCGGGGAATTCGAGGCCGCGGCCGAGACGCCCGAGTTGTAG
- a CDS encoding crossover junction endodeoxyribonuclease RuvC — MARMNVRQMWAAKLAGKPLPAPSRLPVGAAATAEAALGLRPRTAFAGRVLGIDPSLRGTGLALIEFAPGRAPVLLRCQTVRVSARLPMAQALAEIHRAVLAFLDGTEVRHVALEQTIFVQNFQTAQILGAARGAAMAVAALQGRPVFEYAPLRVKQAVVGAGRASKEQMARTVMALLGHGRPLASDEADAAGVALCHAFTWRE; from the coding sequence ATGGCGCGCATGAATGTCCGGCAGATGTGGGCGGCGAAGCTCGCGGGGAAACCTCTCCCGGCGCCCTCGCGACTGCCCGTCGGCGCGGCCGCGACGGCCGAAGCGGCGCTCGGGTTGCGTCCGCGAACCGCGTTTGCCGGTCGCGTGCTCGGGATCGATCCGTCGCTGCGCGGTACCGGGCTGGCGTTGATCGAGTTCGCGCCGGGCCGGGCGCCGGTGCTGCTGCGCTGCCAGACGGTGCGCGTTTCGGCGCGGCTGCCGATGGCGCAGGCGCTGGCGGAAATCCACCGTGCGGTGCTCGCGTTTTTGGACGGCACGGAGGTGCGGCATGTTGCGCTCGAGCAGACGATCTTCGTGCAGAACTTCCAGACGGCACAAATCCTCGGCGCCGCGCGCGGCGCGGCGATGGCGGTCGCGGCGTTGCAGGGCCGGCCGGTGTTTGAGTATGCGCCGCTCCGCGTGAAGCAGGCGGTGGTCGGCGCGGGCCGCGCGAGCAAGGAACAGATGGCGCGGACCGTGATGGCCCTGCTCGGCCATGGCCGGCCGCTGGCGTCGGACGAAGCCGATGCCGCGGGCGTGGCGCTCTGCCACGCGTTCACTTGGCGGGAGTAG
- a CDS encoding sulfite exporter TauE/SafE family protein, translating into MHFELWQWVLAVIGALLVGVSKTGIAGLGMLFVVIFAQIMPAKQATGVVLPLLIFGDIIAVASYRQHTQWRFLWRLFPWTAIGVVIGFVALGRIDDRQAQVMIGLIVLSLLALHVGRRVIKPKAAGIKPQNVAASVTARSAPRSGAATGQNDTSVWRAGSPDPAAKTVITAGSGDPAVQPQEASHGWWFAPTIGVLAGFTTLVANAAGPLMVIYLLAMRLPKMEFVGTGAVFFLLLNLFKVPFMVNLGLINGGSFALNLWLAPAVFLGAWIGRKILLRINQRLFENLALALSAAAGVKLLC; encoded by the coding sequence ATGCATTTCGAACTCTGGCAATGGGTGCTCGCGGTGATCGGGGCGCTGCTGGTGGGCGTTTCCAAGACGGGCATTGCCGGGCTCGGCATGCTGTTCGTGGTGATTTTCGCGCAGATCATGCCGGCGAAGCAGGCGACCGGCGTGGTGCTGCCGCTACTGATCTTCGGCGATATCATTGCGGTTGCATCGTATCGGCAGCACACGCAATGGCGGTTCCTGTGGCGGCTGTTCCCGTGGACGGCGATCGGCGTGGTGATCGGATTCGTTGCGCTGGGCCGGATCGACGACCGGCAGGCGCAGGTGATGATCGGGCTGATCGTGCTCAGCTTGCTGGCGCTGCATGTGGGACGGCGCGTGATAAAGCCGAAGGCAGCAGGGATCAAACCGCAGAATGTAGCCGCGTCGGTTACGGCGCGGTCCGCACCGCGGAGCGGTGCGGCTACGGGGCAGAATGATACGAGCGTTTGGAGGGCGGGGTCGCCTGACCCCGCCGCGAAAACGGTGATCACGGCGGGGTCGGGCGATCCAGCCGTACAACCGCAAGAGGCGTCGCACGGCTGGTGGTTCGCGCCGACCATTGGTGTGCTCGCGGGGTTCACGACACTCGTGGCGAACGCCGCCGGGCCGCTGATGGTCATTTACCTGCTGGCGATGCGGCTGCCGAAGATGGAGTTCGTCGGCACGGGCGCGGTGTTCTTCCTGTTGCTGAACCTGTTCAAGGTGCCGTTCATGGTGAACCTCGGATTGATCAATGGCGGCAGCTTCGCGCTGAATCTCTGGCTCGCGCCGGCGGTGTTTCTCGGCGCGTGGATCGGGCGCAAGATTCTCCTGCGCATCAATCAGCGGCTGTTCGAGAATCTTGCGTTGGCATTGAGCGCGGCGGCGGGGGTGAAGCTGTTGTGTTAA